The following are encoded in a window of Flavobacterium psychrotrophum genomic DNA:
- a CDS encoding winged helix-turn-helix domain-containing protein — protein MVKYVYILLGCAVVSLSAFVTGRNKTVPETEQIVSLRRIGHKLLLASNDSTSRVLPVKKVYENEFEIYFEKPIAIKPDALVAITMAEERAGLLPNNYTVTVNSCGDNAIQYAYTMPLKNKELPPCLGRALPEKCYYVSVKLRQRSDRAWLAAGLLPLFLFVGWQRFSGKQKQQTADNLSLKKECVLIGKVQYYPGLQKLIVKDECQPLTGKESRVLDIFAANINVEVPRERLQKEVWEDEGVIVGRSLDMFISKLRKKLKAEPAIQIVSIHGKGYKLIVNND, from the coding sequence ATGGTTAAATATGTATACATCCTGCTGGGCTGTGCGGTGGTTTCGCTCTCTGCTTTTGTAACTGGGCGTAATAAAACAGTACCCGAAACAGAACAAATTGTTTCCCTCCGGCGGATAGGGCACAAGCTGCTATTGGCCAGCAATGACAGTACATCGAGAGTATTGCCTGTAAAAAAGGTCTATGAAAATGAATTTGAGATATATTTTGAAAAGCCGATAGCTATTAAACCCGACGCGCTGGTAGCCATTACTATGGCTGAAGAACGTGCAGGGCTGTTGCCTAACAACTATACGGTAACGGTTAATAGTTGTGGTGATAATGCCATACAGTATGCCTACACCATGCCCTTAAAAAATAAGGAACTGCCTCCGTGCCTGGGACGTGCATTGCCAGAGAAGTGTTATTATGTATCGGTAAAGCTAAGGCAGCGTTCAGATAGAGCCTGGCTGGCGGCTGGCCTGCTGCCTCTTTTCTTATTTGTGGGCTGGCAACGTTTTTCCGGTAAGCAAAAGCAACAGACAGCAGATAACTTGTCTTTGAAAAAAGAATGCGTGCTGATAGGCAAAGTGCAATATTATCCGGGGCTGCAAAAGCTTATTGTTAAAGATGAGTGCCAACCCCTGACCGGAAAAGAAAGCCGGGTGCTGGATATCTTTGCGGCTAACATTAATGTTGAGGTACCGCGTGAACGCCTGCAAAAAGAGGTGTGGGAAGATGAGGGTGTTATTGTGGGCCGTAGTCTGGATATGTTTATATCTAAACTGCGTAAAAAACTAAAGGCAGAACCCGCCATACAAATTGTAAGCATCCACGGCAAAGGCTATAAGCTTATTGTAAATAACGATTAG
- a CDS encoding DUF7619 domain-containing protein, whose amino-acid sequence MTKKLLLLLGLISFSGFASLPVNIYDGVLANSTPNDVAASCPAPLNLAVTNITLTSAVLSWTDTGMATAWEVLIVPQGSPASGPGTLSVSNPYVVTGLTPGTCYSFYVRAVCDATTASAYSGPFNFCIEENILSGIVRYETNGDGVCNTQDNVLPFAQLEVFFNNIFAFTTYADANGRYRATISPEQTVVSVHPVLPAGFPDTTVPATEVIFTGMGQERSIGICLPAPNEIINDLAIAVTPIGQAKPGFDAQYKVVVTNLGANSFSAAEATLIFDTTRLTLVSASVPYTITGNDISLQPRDIAPFGVLEATLIFNLMQPPVNNGEDILSFHGYLVPPAGEDTDHLANNYATLFQTIVNSYDPNNVVVSEGSLVPLEEEARNGSYLHYTINFQNTGTAAATNVRITNTIDALLDADSFLPIASSHTYTVTRNENALEFKFDDIDLPDSTTNEPASHGWVSFRVKPKATIAENDIAYSTANIFFDYNPAIVTNTAEVKFYSVLATDGFTSKNIQLYPNPVNDVLNISLTDGILQSVTVYDLNGRLCLTSGNAAVIDTHQLTSGLYMAKVVTNKGTGNYKLIKR is encoded by the coding sequence ATGACTAAAAAATTACTATTACTGCTTGGCCTAATTTCATTTTCAGGCTTTGCATCGTTACCTGTAAACATTTATGATGGGGTTTTGGCTAATAGCACTCCTAATGATGTAGCAGCATCCTGCCCAGCCCCCCTAAACCTTGCCGTGACTAATATAACGCTTACCAGTGCTGTACTAAGCTGGACAGACACAGGCATGGCTACTGCCTGGGAAGTTCTTATAGTACCGCAGGGTAGCCCCGCCAGCGGGCCAGGAACACTATCTGTATCAAACCCCTATGTGGTAACAGGCCTTACGCCGGGTACGTGCTATAGTTTCTATGTACGTGCCGTTTGCGATGCCACTACTGCAAGTGCCTACTCAGGGCCTTTTAATTTTTGTATAGAGGAAAATATCCTGAGCGGAATCGTAAGGTATGAGACCAATGGCGATGGTGTATGTAACACACAGGATAACGTATTGCCTTTTGCACAACTGGAGGTGTTCTTTAATAATATTTTTGCCTTTACAACCTATGCCGATGCAAACGGGCGTTATAGAGCAACAATATCTCCGGAACAAACCGTAGTTTCGGTACATCCGGTGCTTCCGGCAGGTTTTCCTGATACAACTGTTCCGGCAACGGAAGTAATATTTACCGGTATGGGCCAGGAACGCTCTATAGGTATTTGCCTGCCGGCTCCTAACGAGATCATTAACGACCTGGCGATAGCGGTAACCCCCATAGGACAGGCGAAACCGGGTTTTGATGCCCAGTATAAAGTAGTTGTAACAAACTTGGGAGCAAATAGCTTTTCTGCTGCTGAGGCAACACTTATTTTTGACACTACCCGCCTTACGCTTGTAAGCGCATCTGTACCATATACTATTACGGGTAATGACATAAGCCTGCAACCCCGGGATATTGCCCCTTTTGGTGTTTTAGAAGCCACGCTTATCTTTAATCTTATGCAACCTCCGGTAAACAACGGAGAAGATATATTATCGTTTCATGGCTATCTGGTTCCGCCCGCCGGAGAGGACACAGATCATCTCGCAAATAATTACGCAACCCTTTTTCAGACCATTGTAAATTCTTACGACCCTAACAACGTGGTGGTAAGCGAAGGCTCGCTGGTACCACTGGAAGAGGAAGCACGAAATGGCAGTTACCTGCATTATACCATCAATTTTCAGAATACCGGTACCGCAGCAGCTACTAATGTACGTATAACCAACACTATCGACGCACTACTTGATGCCGACAGCTTTTTGCCTATTGCGTCGAGCCACACCTATACTGTAACACGAAATGAAAATGCACTGGAATTTAAATTTGATGATATCGACCTGCCGGACAGCACTACCAATGAGCCCGCAAGCCACGGATGGGTATCGTTCAGGGTTAAGCCAAAAGCTACCATTGCAGAGAACGATATTGCTTACAGTACCGCAAACATATTTTTTGATTATAACCCCGCCATTGTAACGAATACCGCCGAGGTAAAATTTTACTCTGTACTGGCCACAGACGGCTTTACATCTAAAAACATACAACTATATCCTAACCCGGTAAACGATGTGCTTAATATAAGCCTGACTGATGGCATCTTACAATCGGTTACGGTATACGACCTTAACGGCAGGCTATGCCTAACGTCTGGTAATGCAGCGGTTATAGATACGCACCAGCTTACCTCTGGGCTTTATATGGCAAAAGTAGTTACCAATAAAGGCACCGGGAATTATAAGTTAATAAAGAGATAA
- a CDS encoding OmpA family protein — translation MKKYLLLLLLSCFAVQAQQKTAFTYFDFNSDVVTAQGRKTLDSIASEIKGTQNYSIKVFGFTDDAGTDAYNNILAQRRADSVAAYFQLSGFTISASEPDTPQLRNAALSAVKKRRVRIEYHYKRIEVYGNVVAMPVKNYNEPFIATKAGTNVTLTGASGPGRVTVDEFYSDDEMIAGGMYGIAEDGQILKTDGMVTVCNTYKTIDSTGTFTIKISANRGVINKKASVWLSVEDGNGKVSWRNTDIEVTTNEKTKMYTIVLPAKPAKCIKINLDMLANRANGYRVVYLYTDKPYNFTTAKMDSRNGDIFFSAKINDTTWAFAASNRATLAGAIFKGSNKYGRSKEIGVQLRKCRHKVDRQRNHHYYITQKALLAGLPKAQEEKKKGFKGWWDNLF, via the coding sequence ATGAAAAAATATCTCTTACTACTATTATTGAGTTGCTTTGCAGTGCAGGCACAACAAAAAACTGCCTTTACTTATTTCGATTTTAACAGCGATGTGGTTACGGCACAAGGCCGAAAAACGCTCGACAGTATTGCATCTGAAATAAAAGGGACTCAAAATTACAGCATAAAAGTCTTCGGCTTTACCGATGATGCGGGTACCGATGCTTACAACAACATCCTGGCGCAGCGCCGTGCCGATAGTGTTGCTGCTTATTTTCAGCTGTCAGGATTTACAATTTCGGCATCAGAGCCAGATACCCCACAGTTGCGCAATGCGGCACTATCTGCGGTAAAGAAGCGAAGGGTGCGCATTGAATACCATTATAAGAGGATAGAAGTGTATGGCAATGTAGTAGCAATGCCTGTAAAAAATTATAATGAACCATTTATTGCTACCAAGGCGGGTACTAACGTAACCCTTACGGGCGCTTCGGGTCCCGGGCGTGTGACGGTAGATGAATTTTATTCTGACGACGAAATGATAGCCGGAGGAATGTATGGCATAGCCGAAGACGGACAAATATTAAAGACCGATGGCATGGTTACCGTATGTAACACCTACAAAACCATAGACAGTACGGGCACATTTACAATTAAGATTTCTGCAAACAGGGGTGTCATTAATAAAAAAGCAAGCGTTTGGCTTTCGGTAGAAGATGGTAACGGAAAAGTTTCATGGAGAAACACTGATATCGAAGTAACGACCAATGAAAAGACAAAGATGTACACCATTGTGCTTCCTGCAAAACCTGCCAAGTGCATAAAGATAAACCTCGATATGCTGGCTAACAGGGCTAATGGCTACCGTGTTGTGTATTTGTATACAGATAAGCCGTATAATTTTACAACCGCAAAGATGGATAGCCGTAATGGAGATATCTTCTTCTCGGCAAAAATTAATGATACCACCTGGGCATTTGCAGCATCTAACCGTGCCACGTTAGCCGGTGCTATTTTTAAGGGCTCAAATAAATATGGCAGGAGTAAAGAGATAGGAGTGCAGCTTCGCAAATGTCGCCATAAGGTAGATAGGCAGCGCAACCACCATTATTATATTACCCAAAAAGCGTTGCTTGCCGGATTGCCAAAAGCACAGGAAGAAAAGAAAAAAGGATTTAAAGGCTGGTGGGATAATTTGTTTTAA
- a CDS encoding S66 peptidase family protein encodes MKIPPYLTKGDTVGILATARKIDHEPLEPAIKLLKSWGLNVVVGKTVGLDNNQLAGADWQRATDFQNMVDDPTIKAIWCAKGGYGTVRMIDRIDFTHFKKKPKWFIGFSDATVLHSHINNMDIATLHGIMCVSVAHATPEAIETFRKSLFGEKLSYSIPTHKFNKPGKATGELVGGNLSVLFSIIGSRSEVDYKGKILFIEDLDEYLYHIDRMMMNLERNGYFKNVKGIIIGGFTKMRDNDIPWGHDALEIIQDITKEYKIPICFNFPAGHIQDNRALVFGKEISMDVTATSTKIVFE; translated from the coding sequence ATGAAGATACCACCTTACCTTACTAAGGGCGATACCGTAGGCATACTGGCCACCGCCCGAAAAATAGATCACGAACCTTTAGAGCCGGCCATTAAGCTGCTTAAAAGCTGGGGGCTTAATGTAGTGGTAGGCAAAACCGTGGGGCTGGACAACAACCAGCTTGCCGGTGCCGACTGGCAACGTGCTACTGATTTTCAGAATATGGTAGACGACCCTACTATAAAAGCGATCTGGTGTGCTAAAGGCGGCTATGGTACCGTGCGCATGATAGACCGTATTGACTTTACTCATTTTAAAAAGAAGCCCAAATGGTTTATAGGCTTTAGCGATGCCACCGTACTGCACAGCCACATTAATAATATGGATATTGCTACCCTGCACGGTATTATGTGTGTAAGTGTTGCCCATGCCACACCCGAGGCGATAGAAACATTCCGGAAATCGTTATTTGGCGAAAAGCTAAGTTACAGCATTCCAACGCATAAGTTTAATAAGCCCGGAAAAGCCACCGGAGAGCTGGTAGGGGGAAACCTCTCTGTGCTGTTTAGCATCATTGGGTCGAGGTCTGAGGTAGATTATAAAGGCAAGATATTGTTTATAGAAGACCTTGATGAGTACCTGTACCATATAGACCGCATGATGATGAACCTGGAGCGCAACGGTTATTTTAAGAATGTAAAGGGCATTATAATTGGCGGATTTACAAAAATGCGCGATAACGACATCCCCTGGGGGCACGATGCCCTGGAAATTATTCAGGATATTACTAAAGAATATAAGATACCCATTTGCTTTAACTTTCCGGCCGGGCACATACAGGACAATCGTGCACTGGTTTTTGGTAAAGAAATAAGCATGGATGTAACGGCAACAAGCACTAAGATCGTGTTTGAATAA
- a CDS encoding metallophosphoesterase family protein → MGRTLVIGDIHGSLKALEQILQRSGATPQDHLIFLGDYVDGWSQSPELIDYLIALKATHSCLYIRGNHDDLLMQWLQTGQYSEQWFNHGGRITMERYTALDKDKKQLHLLFLESLKDYHLDDSNRLFVHAGFTNINGIHHEYFPRMFYWDRTLWETALALNPALKPDDALYPKRFNHYREVFIGHTPVTRIGLTVPVQKANIWNVDTGAAFKGPLTIMDADTKEYWQSDPVFELYPQENGRN, encoded by the coding sequence ATGGGCAGAACCCTTGTAATTGGCGACATTCACGGAAGCCTTAAAGCACTTGAACAAATATTGCAACGCAGCGGGGCAACACCCCAGGATCACCTGATATTTTTAGGCGATTATGTAGACGGCTGGAGCCAGAGCCCTGAACTGATAGACTATCTTATTGCCCTGAAAGCTACACACAGCTGCCTGTACATTCGTGGTAACCATGACGACCTGCTAATGCAATGGCTGCAAACCGGGCAGTATAGCGAACAGTGGTTTAACCACGGCGGACGCATTACAATGGAGCGTTACACCGCTTTAGATAAAGATAAAAAACAGCTGCACTTACTGTTTTTAGAAAGCCTTAAAGATTACCATCTGGATGATAGTAACCGCCTGTTTGTACACGCGGGCTTTACCAATATCAATGGTATTCACCATGAGTATTTTCCCAGGATGTTTTACTGGGATCGTACCCTGTGGGAAACCGCACTGGCGCTTAACCCCGCCCTAAAGCCGGATGATGCGCTGTATCCTAAACGGTTTAACCATTACAGAGAGGTGTTTATAGGACATACACCTGTAACACGCATTGGGCTTACCGTACCCGTACAAAAAGCCAATATCTGGAATGTAGATACCGGTGCTGCCTTTAAAGGGCCACTTACCATAATGGATGCCGATACTAAAGAGTACTGGCAGAGCGACCCGGTATTTGAACTCTACCCACAAGAGAACGGCAGGAATTAA
- a CDS encoding YraN family protein, with protein sequence MAEHNELGKEGEKVAADFLKKEGYTILHTNYVFQKAEVDIIAQKGNILAVVEVKTRSTLDFGLPQDFVKPKKIQLLVKAINQFVEDNDLDAEVRFDIVAVHKKRDGYDIEHLTDAFFYF encoded by the coding sequence ATGGCTGAGCATAATGAGCTGGGTAAAGAAGGCGAAAAAGTAGCCGCAGATTTTTTAAAAAAGGAAGGATATACTATCTTGCATACTAATTATGTTTTTCAGAAGGCAGAGGTCGACATCATAGCCCAAAAAGGAAACATACTTGCTGTAGTAGAGGTAAAAACACGATCTACACTCGATTTTGGGTTACCACAGGATTTTGTAAAGCCAAAAAAAATACAACTACTGGTAAAAGCGATTAACCAGTTTGTAGAAGATAACGACCTTGATGCTGAGGTGCGTTTTGACATAGTAGCCGTGCATAAAAAAAGAGACGGCTATGACATAGAACATCTTACTGATGCGTTTTTTTACTTTTAA
- a CDS encoding DoxX family protein, with protein sequence MNNKIFTSAPLWANGIVIIRVFTGMLIIMYGKEIFEEGVMNDYTHFLSDVGFPAPGFMAHFAKVTEIVGGVMLILGLFTRLVTVPLMIIMMVVIRYMAGGSFFNGGTASDFFLLFLLFFLMGSGKYSLDYLLFDRKKAIETA encoded by the coding sequence ATGAATAATAAAATTTTTACATCAGCCCCACTTTGGGCAAACGGCATTGTTATTATCAGGGTATTTACCGGGATGCTCATTATTATGTATGGCAAAGAGATTTTTGAGGAAGGTGTAATGAACGATTACACGCACTTTTTAAGCGATGTAGGCTTTCCTGCCCCGGGGTTTATGGCACACTTTGCCAAGGTTACCGAAATTGTGGGTGGCGTAATGCTTATCCTGGGTTTGTTTACACGGCTGGTAACAGTGCCGCTCATGATCATTATGATGGTAGTTATCCGTTATATGGCCGGCGGCAGCTTTTTTAACGGCGGTACGGCTTCAGATTTCTTTTTACTGTTCCTGCTGTTCTTTTTAATGGGGTCTGGTAAATACAGCCTCGACTATCTGCTGTTTGACCGAAAAAAGGCAATCGAAACCGCATAA
- a CDS encoding chloramphenicol acetyltransferase: protein MPVKLDLSTWPRKEHFEFFSAFEEPFFGVVAAVDCTKAYATAKQKGIPFFLYYLHKTLAAVNSIEAFRYRKKDGDVWVYDSVDVSSTVMRDDNTFGFSFMSYHADIETFVAEAKIEIERVRNTPGLITRTFDMDNIIHFSALPWVNFTSLSHARSYTFPDSCPKISIGKMMIAEDGTRTFQVSVHVHHGLMDGYHVGLFFDALQRELDI from the coding sequence ATGCCCGTTAAATTAGACCTCAGCACCTGGCCCCGTAAAGAACATTTTGAATTTTTCAGCGCGTTTGAAGAGCCCTTCTTTGGGGTTGTCGCCGCTGTAGACTGTACAAAAGCTTATGCTACAGCAAAACAAAAAGGAATCCCTTTCTTTTTATATTACCTCCATAAAACACTGGCAGCCGTAAACAGTATAGAGGCTTTCAGGTACCGTAAAAAAGATGGTGATGTTTGGGTTTATGATAGTGTAGATGTATCGTCAACCGTAATGCGCGATGACAATACGTTTGGTTTTTCGTTTATGTCTTACCATGCCGACATAGAAACTTTTGTTGCTGAAGCTAAGATTGAGATTGAACGTGTTCGTAACACTCCCGGGCTTATAACCCGCACGTTTGATATGGATAATATCATCCATTTCTCGGCACTACCCTGGGTAAATTTCACCTCATTATCTCATGCCCGGAGTTATACTTTTCCGGACAGCTGCCCTAAGATATCGATAGGTAAAATGATGATTGCCGAAGATGGCACACGCACCTTTCAGGTATCTGTACACGTGCACCACGGCCTTATGGACGGCTACCACGTAGGCCTGTTTTTTGATGCTTTGCAAAGAGAACTGGATATATAA
- a CDS encoding aspartate kinase, which translates to MKTISSVVEHYIKTKPFLLSALSQGIINLTSLARTMMPELEQELGKDIKQGAVVMSLKRLSEDLDFRVNHKIVKVLKGIGEITVRSSLTDFTYAVSDTILSRQAELITNINMNPDVFYTSSRGVNETNIVVSSSMNHLVDRLFADEKKIERSDNLASITVKLPKDNISTPGIYYYIFQRLAWEGITIIEVISTSYEFTILVNEDEVDLAFKVIKDLKTSN; encoded by the coding sequence ATGAAAACAATTTCTTCGGTAGTAGAACACTACATTAAAACAAAACCTTTTCTATTAAGTGCACTTTCTCAGGGAATCATTAACCTTACCTCTTTAGCACGTACCATGATGCCGGAACTGGAGCAGGAGCTTGGTAAGGATATTAAGCAGGGTGCGGTGGTTATGTCTCTTAAAAGGCTTAGTGAAGACCTTGATTTTCGCGTAAACCATAAAATCGTAAAAGTACTTAAAGGCATTGGGGAGATTACGGTACGATCGTCGCTTACTGATTTTACCTATGCCGTGAGCGATACCATACTAAGCAGGCAGGCAGAGCTTATTACAAACATCAACATGAACCCTGATGTGTTTTATACATCATCACGTGGAGTAAACGAAACAAATATTGTAGTTAGCTCGAGCATGAATCATCTTGTAGACCGTCTTTTTGCAGATGAAAAGAAGATAGAGCGCAGCGATAACCTGGCTTCTATAACGGTAAAATTACCCAAAGACAACATTAGCACACCGGGTATTTACTATTACATCTTTCAGAGGCTGGCATGGGAAGGTATTACCATTATTGAGGTAATTTCCACTTCTTATGAATTTACCATACTGGTAAACGAAGATGAGGTAGACCTGGCCTTTAAGGTTATTAAAGACTTAAAGACAAGTAACTAA